Proteins from a single region of bacterium:
- a CDS encoding TatD family hydrolase: protein MSLIDTHCHLSYYAAEEIPGLLERANQCGITRAISIGAGEGAESAKQAIKLAETYQNVWASVGIHPHDAGQYTTVETIETLAQHPRVVAIGETGLDFFRDWAPQANQEKLFIAQIELAKKVNKPLIIHCRDAAAQTLKILLENQADHVGGVFHCYSEDAQFAAELRKINFMVSFTGSLTFKKATALREAAREIPLDQIMLETDTPYMAPEPFRGAQSEPMHVLKIAEMLAQVKAITLEEVAEISTKNALRLFRLC, encoded by the coding sequence ATGAGTTTAATCGATACCCATTGTCACCTCAGCTATTATGCAGCTGAAGAAATTCCCGGCCTCCTTGAACGGGCAAATCAGTGCGGTATTACCCGCGCGATCTCTATTGGCGCTGGTGAAGGGGCAGAGTCGGCTAAGCAAGCTATCAAGTTAGCTGAAACGTATCAGAATGTCTGGGCCAGTGTGGGAATTCACCCTCATGACGCCGGGCAATATACAACAGTCGAAACAATTGAAACACTTGCCCAACACCCACGCGTGGTTGCTATTGGTGAGACTGGACTAGATTTTTTCCGTGACTGGGCACCTCAAGCAAACCAGGAAAAACTTTTTATTGCGCAGATTGAATTAGCCAAGAAAGTTAATAAGCCGCTGATCATTCATTGCCGTGATGCGGCAGCTCAAACCCTAAAAATTTTGCTTGAAAATCAAGCTGACCACGTTGGCGGCGTTTTTCATTGCTACAGCGAAGATGCTCAGTTTGCAGCAGAGTTAAGAAAAATAAATTTCATGGTCTCCTTTACAGGTAGCTTAACGTTTAAAAAAGCTACTGCCCTGCGCGAAGCTGCACGTGAGATTCCTCTCGATCAAATCATGCTCGAGACAGATACTCCCTACATGGCACCTGAGCCTTTTCGCGGCGCTCAAAGTGAACCCATGCACGTATTAAAGATTGCCGAAATGCTTGCTCAAGTTAAAGCTATTACTCTTGAAGAAGTTGCAGAAATAAGCACAAAAAATGCTCTGCGGTTATTCAGACTTTGCTAA